The Lolium rigidum isolate FL_2022 chromosome 1, APGP_CSIRO_Lrig_0.1, whole genome shotgun sequence region aagcagagtcatttcatcgaacacaatgtaggcgctacggattatggaagaaagagtcgtaccggtTAGGCGACGTCGGCGCCAGCTGTCGCctccggtctctaagtcgtgatggtacccatggaaggagttcaccgacgccctggatgatggcccatcgcgtcgacattgcctctccggctcctcttcattggcactttctcGGTAGTCgtcgttgatgagcttgcgctcatcgaactcggccttgatcctcgcccaatacttcccgcctttccggttggcgccgatgatggagtcatggctcaccgtcgcccacgactcgcacggacAAAGATCTTCCGagaaccgtccacttcgggcctcgtgtgcccgacgccttcttcttcttcttcttcgtcctcacgtcgtccgcgtctacctccacgagatcatcgtcaccggcaccctcgtcgtcctcttcctcgccgccctcttcgtcctcatcgtcgtcctcctcgtcatcctccaccccgtcctcttcctcgttgtcctcctcctcaaccccgtcgtcctcctcacaccggcgccgtcgtattcgagcggacccctgcggccggtgaaagggacgccgtccggaccggatcctggctcgcgctgctcgtacgccggggagtagaggttgttggggttgaagccgccgtgcggcagtcctggtagtgcggcgacaagttaggcgtcacgcacccgggagtgccggaggggccgtcgttgtagaaggcagaTGACGatggagagaagactcccggaacgtacaccggcacgttcgtactatatgggctcgcgttggtggcggcgatacacccggccattatgtgctggtgccggcgcgccgccgagccttcttctccggctccgccgccctccgtcctttccgctccgccgtcgatagcttccggcgcgagGCAATCTTGCttgccattgatcgtcggtccatccttcgggcttcttcttcaaagccggcgccttccgcggcctcgcgaacggcggctgtcgcccctttcgtcccattgcccggcggcttcttggccgctttcttcgccatctttttgggggctgtcggcggcgccatgtggagagggtagcgccggcgggtggacggcgggtggacggcgggagggagaaacaaatcggcttgataggagaaatgaatcggcggcaggatatgttttgggaggcctgaaatgcgcggcggtataggcgcgatttggcgggagcggcgggatttggcgggagtgtgagactaattttccctgtgccgctgacgggtcggccccgcgtcggttcgcctcgcttttcgttgtgtccggcgtccccggtgcgtcccttgacccctatgggacggggacgggctcggggcgccggacaccgtatcggggcgcgccggacaaaaatggctttgggggacgctgctGGAACGTATTTTCTGtcaggcgcgccccaaatccctttgagggacggtttgggggacgcggctggagatgctcttagtaagaGAAAGTGGTCACACCCGTTCGGTATATATGGTGTCGGCTAGTATTTGGGTGGCTGATGGAGATGCTACTGAACGTAAAAAACGGATGTATCAAACAGGGAGTCCCGGAAACAGAGGCTGGTAGCCCGTCGCGTACGCGCGCTAGTGGACCGCGCACCAGGTGTGGCGCGCGGCAGTGCCGCGGCTCGGGGCGCACAGCGCGCGGCAGCCGCAGAACGGGCACAAAAAGTATTGCGTGCGGCGGAGGTCGAGAAAGAAGCATCGTCCACGCGTGGAAAAGAAACAGTAAATACGCGGGTAATATTCGCAGCAAAGGTAAGGAAACAAACGTGTACGACGTACGATACATATCCAAAACAACGGGCGTCGGTCGCCTGATCCGAGTCAGCGCCCACGCGCCCACCCCAGCCTATGGTTTTTGTTTTCACCTGCCGTCTTGGTTAAGCTCGCGCTCTAGCATTATAATATTTTATTGCGTCTACTTCGCCACAAGGTCCCTGTGCAGATCATGTTTTGTGGAAACAGTTAGGTGGGTTTCGCAGCTTTCTTTCTTGGAGGACAGGCTATGCGTCTATATGCGATCATCTATGTTTTCCCAGCGTGGTTTGACTTAGAAATAGAATAAATAATAGTCAATACAAATCTACCTGGCCGTTGACTTGGAATTAAAACGAATTTGCAGGTTAAGCTGACCTCAAAGTTAAACAAAAACTTATTCcagacgacgtgggcttagcccagtggtacccccaacgaccggagttcgatttcTGTCGTGAACTAATTTCGGAATTGTCAtgtcaagtcccgcttctactatatctaaaaagtgtctagttcctcctagatacGGTTTCATTTTTTatgacgtgggcttagcccagtggttggtcGCAGTGGCGCATCCTAATGACTGGAGTTCGATTCGATTCCTGCcagggacgaatttcggaattttcacgccaagtcccgcttctgctatatcaaaaagtgtctagttcctcctagacacggtaAAAAAAAATTGCAGACATATATATTATAAAAAAAAACTAATGAGGATCATGTGTCTCATACTACTTTTCTACCTAGTATTTACATGATGGAGATAATTGCGAGGAATTGTTCTCAGTTGATCCCGGCGTTTATGATAATGAAGTGCTAGTCAGTGCATATCTTTTAAGATGGATACACTTACAAGGAGGTGAACACAGTGAAGTTTATGTGATGTATCATGTCGATTTAACACACGATTAGGAGCACTAGAGAAAAACCTCCCCGCAAATGCACGCATTGCCAGCCTCTGACATCAAGCATCGCCAACAATCTACTTTCTACAAATATCAAACTACCAAAATTCTTGTAACAATTACCTTTTCATATCTTTCCTGGAGATTAAATTGAAGAAAGCCACCCCAGTTGGGGCCATGTTTTGCTCATAACCACCAATGCGTTGACATTTTAGTGACAGTCCCCTCAGTTCGAGCAGGTCATTGTGCAGAAACAAAGTAGACACTTCAAGTATGGATTAGAGATTCTAAGAGTTATGGACTAAATGGTGATGGATAATTTTAGATGAATCTGAAAAgattcaacaaaataaaaaatggcaTCATGTGCCaactatttcaagtattaaagctaATTAAAAAATCATCTAACAAAAATTCAGCCTTGAAGAGGTCCGGAACATACAAAAAATCTGTCTAGTTGAAAAACATGAAAGGATTAAAGAAACTCATGAATGATCTCCTTAGTGACCGACTAAAAGTTCAATCAGAATAATTAATTGTTGGAAAAATTTGCTATAAGACACCATTATTTTTTGGCGTTTGCCGAACCACACCAAATTGTGTCTTTACCatgtaccattacaattttgtagTGTATTTGCCAGAACACATCACCTAACTAAAAACATAAAGTTTTGCACTTTTACGAAACCAGTCATAGCATGGTAATCCTAGGCAAAAGTGCAAAAAAAAATCTGCTTTTGGATAGGTGGTGTGTTCGGGAAAATGTGTCAAAAAAATTGTAATTGTACCTAACAAAGACACTATCCAGCAGTGTGTTTTAACAAACGACGTAAAATAATGTTGTCTTGTAGCAAATTTTTCCTTAATTATTTTGTCAAAATTAAGGATTTTCAAGCTTGGCGGAATGACTAGTTCGCATTTCAAATTGTGTATTTAGAATATTCGGTGGTGATTTCTAGCTAAATGTTATGTGTGTGGTAGTTATGAGAAACTCTAGCTCCAAATGGTGATGGTTTTGTAAATAAAAGTTCTACCTTACGGTTTTGACACAACATATTCTGATCGCACATGGAGTAAATAATATACACGTAAAAACTTTTGAAAGGGCGATTATTCAATAATGTGGAAGGATTATTGACAGGAAACGTTGAATGACTTGAGTGAAAAGAAAGGACCTAGTCCTCCCTCCGACACCAAAGAGAATGAGCGAGTAACATGCTCACAATAACACAAAACCTAGGGAGCGAAACGATAAATGTATAATTCAATTCGTCCCAAAATTCAACCTTGTCGCTCCTACTGTCCTCCACGTTCGGCGCATCGCCTATATATGCATCGTCTTTCCCTTCCCTCGTCACCAAACACCAAACCATTCATCTGGAAACACACTACTGTTAATGGGATCAGGCCTTTCACACAACCACCGGAGCAGCGTCTCGCCTCAGGCTCAGCAGCAGCCGTCGGCGGCCCGTGTCGTCGCCGCCGACGGCTCGCTGACCGAGTTCCCTGCCTCCTCCCCTGTCAGCGTCTCCGACGTTCTCGGCGACAATGCGGGCCACCGTTTCTTCGTGTGCAGCTCCGACGCGCTCTACTTCGACGAGGAGGTGCCGGCGctgggcggcggcgagctgctccGGCCCGGCCAGATATACTTCGTGCTCCCCGCGGCCATGCTCGGGCGGCCCCTGTCGAGCGCCGACATGGCAGCCATGGCGGTGCGCGCGAGCGAGGCCTTGGCGGCGAGAGCACGGCCGCTTgggcgcgcgcgcggcgccggcggcgtcaGGAAGTCACGCGTCGCGCCGGTGCACCACGCCGAGACGGGGCTCGGCGATGTCGTCAACGGCGCAGTAAACGAGAAGCTGAACGAGAGGACACTCGGGGAGGACTCCCTGACAGGCTCTGGTAGCCCGACGAGAAACGGCAAGAGGTCAGCCGTGGCCGCATCTCCGCCGGCGAAGAGGGCGCTCACGCCGCTGGGCACCATCGAAGAGGATGCCGAATGAATGAACAAATGGCAATAAGATCATCGTGAAGCGATGCCTGGGTGGTACAGTGGACCAGAAGCATGAGATTTGCTGATAGGTTCTCCTTTTCTTGCTGTTTAATTATTTTTTTGATCTAGTGGTGTTTGAAGAGTTGAAGATTCGGATGAAATGAAAAAGATAGATAGATAAATTAAAGGTGTCGTTTGATCAATCTGCCGTGGTGCCGGTGTACATGTATTTGAAAATATATAAAGGGGAATTGAATTTGATTAAATGGTCAGAGAAGCCTGCTTTAGATTATGTGATAATATATATGCAGTTGACTTTCGCACATGAAGAAGTTTTCTTAGTCACAGATGTGATGATGCCTAAGATTTTTCTGTGTACGCGAGACTTttagaaaaagagaaaaggtaTTGGACATTGATCTCATGGCAAAATTCATTAGGGCCTGGGAGCAGGGAAGAGCAATGTGAATGTCAATACAATCTCGTGGATGTGCAACTTACAAAAAAGTCAGCGGTCGATCAGGCAGTTGGTAGCGCTGCTGATCCTCTCGGGAAGAAGATGGATATCCGTTTCAGCATATCCTTATTTTGAGTTATATAGGGAAACGCGGGTTTATCATCACCAAGTCAAGATGGCCGAGTTGGTCTAAGGCGCCAGTTTCAGGTACTGGTCCGAAAGGGCGTGGgttcaaatcccactcttgacaaTCTATTTTTCGATTGCTGTGAATATATGGTCctatcttctcttttttttttttttttttgtacgaTGCGGCCATTTTCAtttgtttgactagatggatttgtGCCGTCCTTTGCCGACCAGGCCATACGACTTCCGCCGAGAATGTTAGTGCTTATTAGGCCGACGGTGTAATACTAAAAGCATCCAACCGACAGTCTGAGCTGTAATAGAAAGGCTCCGTGATCACAGTGTCAATGGCAACATGCTACATCCATGATTCTTTCGATACTTTTATAGGTGCAAATGGATATAAGTTAGAAAGAGTTGGCAACAACTAGCTGAAAAGTACAGTCTTCCTGCTGAACTTTTCTTTGGTATCCATTCTTTTCACTTGAGCTGGCCGGCGGGAGACTCGGTCGTTGCAACCCCGGCAGCCGCAGGATGCACGGCGCTGTTCTGGAAGAACCTGGCAGATGAGAGCGTTGACCGGCCGGTAGGCGTACGCGGCGGCGCCGGTCAGTGAACACGGGACGGTCCATCCGTACGGTAGGCGTACGCGGCGGCGGTACGGCTTCCGCTCCCGCGTGCACCACGCGCACGCCGCGCGGACCGTGGACCAAGTCTGGGAGTTGCTCCACTCGTCCTAATCCTGTTCGACGAGACGTCGTGATCGTGGCTGGTCCTGATCGGTCGGCCCTCGATGAGCTCGACGTCGACGCcggcaaggcggcggcggcgcgcgcgcgcctcGACGGAGCCGACGGTTTCTTGTCCGCGCAAGAGCCGTAAGCCAATCGCCCATTCCGCTCTAGGAGCGCGACGGTCGTCGACGGACGTGGATACGCAGGATTGGAGAAACCGCGAAAAACGATGTACTACGCGTTCGTCTGCTTTCTCGTAcgcaccgccgccgccaggaATAAAAATGAATCAGTAATCTACACACTCCCTATTAGCCTCCGATCGTCTTGGTTGCTACCGCCTTGGACCCTTGGTCCCCCTTCAGGCGACACAACCAAGTAACCAGCGATCGCCgcaatggcgtcggcggagacgcAAATGGCGCGGCCCAGCTCAGCGCCGCCCGCCAACGCCGACGACTACgacgatgaggaggcgctgctctgGGAAGCGCTGCGGCGGCTGCCCACGCTCGAAGAGCGCGCCCGGCACGCGATCGTGACGCTGGAGGACGGGAGCAGGAAGGTGGCGGACGTCGGCCGCGTCGGGCCGGCGAGCGCCGCGCGCTGCTCGGCCGCCTCCTGCGCCCCGGCGTCCACGAGGACAACGAGCGGTTCCTGCTCAAGATCAGGGACCGCATCGACCGGTACGTGCTACGGTTCTTCGTGCATGTCAGCTAGCCTAGCTGTCTTCGTTTGTTCAGTGCCATTGCTGGCAACTCTTCGCGGTTAGGCCTTTCAGACTCGTATATGTAGGGTCTGGATGTTAATAAACGAGAGCCTTTGCATATTAAACTTTTAAGCAGAAAATATTTATGTATTGATCATGTTAAAACACAAGTATTCTTTAAAAAAATCGTTCAAAAATATGGACATATGCTCAACCAAACACGTGTTAGGATGCTGTTTTGTTGTAATTATCGTACTTAATGGCTCTAAAGTTTACATGATACTCTATATGTTCCATAATTGTTGTCATTATTGCAATTCAGACGAGTTTTCTTTCGGTGCGGGCGTGTGTCTTTCTCTGTGATGGTTTTCTTTAGCGCAGCGCCCCGACTTTCTTTCGGAGCGGAAGGGGAAGGCGGGACGTACTATAGATCTACCATCGGACACCACCTCTGGCCATTTAATTGCAATTCATATTTAAACCAAAACCACGCCAATAATACGAGTATCTCATGATGTACATCTATCTAAAATTAAGACCTTCTTGTAGTTATTTCAATGCAAAAAAATGCGGTTGAATACCAAGAAGAGCATTCTATAGCCTGAAATTGAGAAAATACTCCGTGGAAGTCAACTTTGAATGAAAAAGTAACTCACATTATCCtaatatattttattttaataATCTTTTAAAACTTTTAAACATGGTTATTTTTGGACTTTTTACACTTCACTGGATACTTGCTCATCTGAGAGCCCGTAAGAACTCAAAACTTAGAAATGTATAAAAAAAATGTATGGATTGACATGTCATGCACTTTGGTTCCTATAACCACTTTTTTTTTAACAATGTCGTTTGGATGTTATGTAAAAATATTACAGAAACCGTAGACAGATAGAAGAAAACATGACGTAGGACTTTCTgtttgatttcctccaatattctcATGAAATTATCATTTCCTCAATTTTTCGATGGGTACTATGATTCCTTTGTTCCAAGCACCAACAAAGAAAAAACGTTAAACATGTTAAAAGGGATAAATTTTCACTAAGATGGTATCTAAGAGGCGATCTAGATAATCGATGTTTGCCGCCCCGATGGCGGTATGGGTGGAGACCTCGGACTTGCGCTCCACGTTGTAGTAAGATCCCTAAAATTAAAGTTTGGTCAACCGGTAACGGCATAAGCGGACCCAGCAAAATTTTGAAGGCTGGGCAAATAGGCCTAAAGTGCTAATTTTGTATCAAATACATATAAAATATGGGCAAAAATAAGCCTATCGGCCGGCCGGAAGCCTGGGCGGCTGCCCGGGCAATAGGGATGCTAGGGACGCCTATGGGTAACGGCATATGGTGGCTATGGCGGTGTTGTGTGGGACACAACTAAGGTTTCCCGTCTACTTGTCCACATTATCGGCTGTTATCTTGCGGTGGCGTTGAGAAAAGTGGAGAATTGTTAGGTCACTACTTTTATGGAGTGGTGGGTCTCGTTCGGCCAGCCTACGCCAGCCCTGTTGCATGTTTGATGTCAGAAGATTCGGACAGATTCATGTATTTAGTGACTACCACTTTGGCCCTTGAACGCTTGTCTTTAGAGGTATGTGCACAAAGATATCATGTATGTCTTTAGCAAAGTCATACCAACTCTGGTAGGAGAGTAGCGACATCGGCTGATCGACGGCTCACTCTAGTGGCGGTAGTGGTCATCAATTGATCCAAAAACTCTtgatataatttattatgtttgaGGTATTTCTTACTTCTTGTCGTTCTAAATAAACGTTTTTACAGAAACCATTCAGCAAAATTCGTATATTTTTccttcgtttcaaagggggcctgAAATCACTGTTGTCCCCTCCGCCTTCTCCGTTCCCCTTCCCTGCTAAAAAAACCACCAGACTCAAATCCTGTAGACCTTGGACTGTTGGACATGGAGCGTGACCCGCGCCACTGCGTGCCACGCCCCCTCCGAttcctggtggcggcggcgtccatATCGCCGCGGCCGCCTGGCTGAGGCGTGAGCCGGTACCCCGGTTGACCCCGTCCGCCGCAACCCCAATCCAGTCTCGGTGTCGTCGATCTTCAACCACTGCAGGGTCAATCAACTCGAGCTTCTTCAACTTCCTCAAATGCCTGATTTGGTGGTCTAGTCTATCCTACCTTTCAAAGAATTTGGTGGTCGCTCTGCAATAGATGAACAAAATTAATTATACTTAGGTAAGCTTCTCATTGGACTGAACCCAAACATCTAAAGGGAGTGTTATATTTTTAAGTACATTTGAGTGCAAAAAATTACTGGCCAAAGGGAACCTGGGACACAATCTTGCAAACTGGGATTAGACAAGCGGTTGCAGCAACTGGTTGGGTTCAATCTGATTCATCGAGGGGAGAGGAAGTGCAGAGTTTATTTCCCTGTAAATGGGTTCATATTGAGCGGAGCGCATTTTTAGAGATAATTGTGTTTTACTTTTATTGTGGTAAGTCTTCAATGTCCAACTGTCCATGCTTCAGAATGTGAGACTTGTTTTCTCATTTGGGTAGTTCTGCTGCTCTACGAGGCTGCCGCTGTCCTTGCGCTGCTGATTTTCCGCACCCAGTACAAATGTTTTTCTTTTCAACTTCATCCAGTCCACATGATATTTTGTATTTTATCTGTAGAGTTGGCATCGTTCTACCAACAGTTGAAGTGCGTTTCGAGCATCTAAATGCAGATGTGGAAGTTTGTGTTGGGAACAGGGGACTGCCCACCGTTCTGAACTCAATTACTAACATCTTTGAGgtattattcttttttttttatcaacATGGTATTTTAAATAGTACTAGTCCTGAAATTAGTATTGCTAGCTTTATGTGGTACAAGACTTTTGAGTTATTGATCAGGGAGCTGCAAATGCATTACACATACTGCCAAGCAGGAAAAGGAAATTACCAATTCTCCATGGCATTAGTGGCATCATCAAGCCTCGTAGGTACAAGTTCTTCTTGAGTGCAGTGGATGTGTGATTTATGAGTTCAGTATATCTTTTTTACCATTATGTGTTTTGGTTGTTAATTTTCTCTTTTCCTGTACAGAATGACACTGCTGCTAGGTCCACCAGGATCAGGGAAGACGACATTTCTGCTTGCATTGGCTGGGAGGCTTGGCAGCGATCTTCAGGTATACAACTTCTGCAGTTAATTCTCACACTTTCATGTTTTTTATGGGACTCGTGAGAACTGGGTTTAAAACAGTATAAAAGAGCCCTTACTAACTACTAAGTCAATAAAGGTACATGTGTGAAACACTATGGTCAACGATCTTTTAGGTATCCGCTTTCCGCTGGCATTCCACTATTCTTCTGCCTGAGGGATTTGCTGACTATTGGTCTTGGAGCTATACAACACACCTCAAATCTCCATTTTTCCTTTGCAGGTTTCAGGCAAAGTCACTTATAACGGGCATGAAATGGGTGATTTTGTGCCTGAGAGGACAGCTGCGTATGTAAGCCAGCATGATCTTCACATAGGAGAGATGACTGTGCGTGAGACACTTGTCTTCTCCGCAAGGTGCCAAAGATATTTGCATGGTAAGCACCTATTTATCAGCCAACATAAAAATATTTCATCGAACTAAATTCTTTAATGATTCTGATGTCCTTTTATGGTTTCTTAGATTTGCTTCTTGAGTTATTAAGACGAGAGGAAGCATCCAACATCAAGCCTGATGTTGATATTGATGTTTTTATGAAGGTGCCTTGCATAGACCATAGATAAATCAAGAACCATAAAAATATATCTTGCAATTATGATGTTAGCTAATAATAAATTATACATTTAAAATGCTCATATCAGGCAGCTGCATTGGGAGGGCGAGAAGCCAATATCGTCACTGAATACATACTGAAGGTACACGTGGCTTGCATAGCCTGAAACTGACTAGCTCTAAGTTCACTTATCCTTGTTGTAGATATTGGGACTAGACGCGTGTGCAGACACAATGGTAGGAGATGAGATGTTCAGGGGCATATCTGGTGGACAACGGAAGCGTGTTACTACAGGTACAAGCACAAGTAGAAGCATCAACTATTAACACGTATTGAGATTTTTGGCTTTGTGAACTTCTCTTGCATGTACTGCTAATTGCATGATATAACCTTGGTACATCATATAGGTGAGATATTGGTTGGGTCGGCGAGAGCACTATTCATGGATGATATCTCTACAGGGCTCGACAGTTCAACAACATTCCAGATCATAAACTTCCTCAGGCAGGCCATCCACATCCTAAGCAGGACGGCGGTCATCTCCCTGCTACAGCCTTCACCTGAGACTTACAACTTGTTTGATGACATCATACTCCTCTCAGATGGGCAGGTCGTGTACCATGGGCCCCGCAAGAACGTTCTCGAGTTCTTTGAGTCTATGGGGTTCAGATGCCCCGAGAGGAAGGCTGTTGCAGACTTCTTGCAAGAAGTATGCACCTTTGAGTTATAATATTGCTGGTGGTTACGTTTATTTATAACTATTAACTAGTATACATATGTGAAAAAAA contains the following coding sequences:
- the LOC124683973 gene encoding uncharacterized protein LOC124683973 translates to MGSGLSHNHRSSVSPQAQQQPSAARVVAADGSLTEFPASSPVSVSDVLGDNAGHRFFVCSSDALYFDEEVPALGGGELLRPGQIYFVLPAAMLGRPLSSADMAAMAVRASEALAARARPLGRARGAGGVRKSRVAPVHHAETGLGDVVNGAVNEKLNERTLGEDSLTGSGSPTRNGKRSAVAASPPAKRALTPLGTIEEDAE
- the LOC124660541 gene encoding ABC transporter G family member 35-like, which codes for MASAETQMARPSSAPPANADDYDDEEALLWEALRRLPTLEERARHAIVTLEDGSRKVADVGRVGPASAARCSAASCAPASTRTTSGSCSRSGTASTVLLLYEAAAVLALLIFRTQVGIVLPTVEVRFEHLNADVEVCVGNRGLPTVLNSITNIFEGAANALHILPSRKRKLPILHGISGIIKPRRMTLLLGPPGSGKTTFLLALAGRLGSDLQVSGKVTYNGHEMGDFVPERTAAYVSQHDLHIGEMTVRETLVFSARCQRYLHDLLLELLRREEASNIKPDVDIDVFMKAAALGGREANIVTEYILKVHVACIA